A portion of the Flavobacterium magnum genome contains these proteins:
- a CDS encoding HNH endonuclease, whose translation MEAVLILIFIIGVYILKQYAFEKARQERQDYYRNDYLKSEAWQRKRYVAMKRDNWQCVYCGARATEVHHKRYAKNIGREPIHWLVSICKSCHENQHN comes from the coding sequence ATGGAGGCTGTACTTATTTTAATTTTTATAATTGGCGTATACATACTTAAACAATATGCTTTTGAAAAAGCCAGACAAGAACGCCAGGATTACTACAGAAATGATTATTTGAAATCTGAAGCTTGGCAACGTAAACGCTATGTCGCAATGAAACGAGATAATTGGCAATGTGTTTATTGTGGTGCACGCGCAACAGAAGTTCATCATAAAAGATACGCAAAAAACATTGGTAGAGAACCTATTCATTGGCTAGTCTCAATTTGTAAATCTTGCCACGAAAATCAACATAATTAA